One genomic segment of Aquamicrobium lusatiense includes these proteins:
- a CDS encoding helix-turn-helix domain-containing protein encodes MKLLTVQDVADAMKVSEKTVRRLIKRGDLAAYKVGERGQLRVKECDLEGYLEAQRVEVGSTGEANAEGTESGE; translated from the coding sequence ATGAAGCTTCTCACAGTTCAGGACGTCGCGGACGCGATGAAGGTCTCCGAGAAAACGGTCCGACGACTGATCAAGCGCGGTGATCTTGCCGCCTACAAAGTGGGCGAGCGCGGTCAACTCCGCGTCAAAGAGTGCGACCTTGAGGGGTACTTGGAGGCGCAGCGAGTGGAGGTCGGATCGACGGGAGAAGCGAATGCGGAAGGGACGGAATCAGGCGAATGA